In Euphorbia lathyris chromosome 10, ddEupLath1.1, whole genome shotgun sequence, a single genomic region encodes these proteins:
- the LOC136209095 gene encoding uncharacterized protein At4g18257-like, translated as MGEEEGKKRRVVESLGWLTESSILPKKHRAIEGVGASSILELKAQLYKSQEEAKQSSTSSDVNCHRAKKKITPYNPLTAKNSGVESHDLKDKLELKAIKDGSNSYAALEKKAELYDKLVRGELYDEEDKEKYCVDFFRKSIEKIMEEERERRKLLKNSEEEREEEREWDEDNGRRERKGKMAQNRGKEKARGQIMGGNERK; from the exons ATGGGAGAAGAAGAGGGGAAGAAGAGGAGAGTGGTGGAATCGTTAGGATGGTTGACGGAGTCATCAATTTTGCCAAAGAAGCACCGAGCAATTGAGGGAGTGGGTGCTTCTTCCATACTCGAACTCAAGGCTCAGCTCTACAAATCCCAGGAGGAAGCCAAGCAATCTTCCACATCTTCCGATGTCAATTGTCACCGCGCCAAGAAGAAAATCACTCCTTACAACCCCTTGACGGCCAAGAATTCCGGGGTTGAATCCCACGATCTAAA AGATAAACTCGAGCTTAAAGCAATTAAAGATGGATCAAACAGCTATGCAGCACTGGAGAAGAAGGCAGAGCTATATGACAAGCTGGTAAGGGGAGAACTATACGATGAGGAAGACAAGGAGAAGTATTGTGTTGATTTTTTCCGCAAGAGCATTGAG AAGATAATGGAAGAAGAGAGGGAAAGgagaaaattactcaaaaataGTGAAGAAGAAAGGGAAGAGGAAAGAGAATGGGATGAAGATAAtggaagaagagagagaaaggggaAAATGGCCCAAAATCGTGGAAAAGAGAAAGCAAGAGGACAGATAATGGGAGGAAATGAAAGAAAATAA
- the LOC136208736 gene encoding uncharacterized protein has product METQSSEQKKQPSAAVPSCRKKKSEEATFLEDVKDHIDEFIHASMDEHKSCFKKTVQKMFGMSKIVAERNAEVKEVESSLPLRTVVSE; this is encoded by the exons ATGGAGACTCAAAGCAGTGAACAGAAGAAACAGCCATCAGCTGCTGTCCCTTCGTGTCGGAAGAAGAAGAGTGAGGAGGCTACTTTTCTAGAGGATGTAAAAGATCACATTGATGAATTCATTCATGCATCTATGGATGAACACAAGAGTTGCTTTAAAAAGACTGTACAAAAG ATGTTTGGAATGTCGAAGATTGTTGCAGAGAGGAatgctgaagttaaagaagtTGAAAGTTCTCTGCCTCTTCGCACTGTTGTGTCAGAGTAG